The following proteins are encoded in a genomic region of Candidatus Neomarinimicrobiota bacterium:
- a CDS encoding tetratricopeptide repeat protein yields the protein MTIWKREGLDALSHSPFSVSGIFRAVGFLFVSALLAACAGTGPDTTPQQERDAADEKQELREYNSRAIQHYMEGVSAQMQGNYAMAALEFQEALHFDSTSATIYSELAQTYLMLRKYDQAERTILAGLGQTGDKAEFLPMLGEVYTISQQFQKAIETNQQILNELSDETVKREALARLGEIYARQQKYPKVAEIYERLYQYDTDRIDYLKKAQRIYLQLGRFDDVKRLIQMLATDHPEGENYPLEMAKVYAESGATDSAITILQKLDKQNPNDEYKLLLGELYFRTGSADSAYTILRPFFDEDSTENRVLYYLGGSALNIGEQALADGDSARAQSFFDESEKYYRQLLRQNDSILGGYLGLGISLRQQEEYGASVQILEEGITQFPEEVELYEHQGISYYISQQYDSARSKLTTALQMDSTSMRSRHFLAFTYDQLGKKDSAEVIYKELLEAAPEEPLYLNNLAYMYAVEGKNLDKALEMVNRALELEPKNASYLDTKGWVYFQQGKYAKAKKYIEKALQISGANVEVLEHLGDVYSKLGQSARANELYDQALKLDPDNQEIRQKIR from the coding sequence GTGACGATTTGGAAACGAGAGGGGCTGGACGCTCTTAGTCACAGCCCTTTTTCTGTGTCTGGGATTTTTCGTGCCGTTGGATTCCTTTTTGTAAGTGCACTGCTTGCAGCTTGTGCGGGAACCGGGCCGGATACCACGCCCCAGCAGGAGCGTGATGCGGCGGACGAGAAGCAGGAACTCCGGGAGTATAATTCGCGGGCGATTCAGCACTACATGGAGGGTGTCTCCGCGCAGATGCAGGGGAACTATGCCATGGCGGCGCTGGAGTTTCAGGAAGCACTCCACTTTGACTCCACATCTGCCACTATCTACAGTGAACTCGCGCAGACTTATCTCATGCTGCGGAAATACGATCAGGCGGAACGGACAATTCTGGCTGGACTGGGGCAGACGGGTGATAAGGCGGAATTCCTGCCGATGCTGGGAGAAGTGTATACCATTTCTCAACAGTTTCAGAAGGCGATTGAAACGAATCAGCAGATTCTCAACGAACTGAGTGACGAAACGGTCAAAAGAGAGGCGTTAGCCCGGCTTGGCGAAATTTATGCTCGCCAACAGAAATATCCGAAAGTGGCTGAAATTTATGAACGGTTGTATCAATATGATACAGATCGTATTGATTATCTGAAGAAAGCCCAGCGAATTTATCTGCAGTTGGGCCGGTTTGATGATGTGAAGCGCCTTATCCAGATGCTGGCCACGGACCATCCGGAGGGAGAAAACTACCCGCTGGAAATGGCCAAGGTTTATGCCGAGAGTGGAGCAACGGATTCGGCAATTACAATTCTGCAAAAATTGGATAAGCAAAATCCAAATGATGAGTACAAATTGTTGCTCGGTGAATTGTATTTCCGTACCGGGAGCGCCGATTCAGCCTATACAATACTTAGGCCATTCTTTGATGAGGATTCGACCGAGAACCGGGTACTCTATTACCTTGGCGGCTCTGCGCTCAACATCGGTGAGCAGGCGTTGGCTGACGGAGATTCTGCCCGGGCTCAATCCTTTTTTGATGAATCGGAAAAATATTATCGGCAACTACTCAGGCAGAACGACTCTATCCTGGGGGGGTATCTGGGGCTCGGGATTTCATTGCGCCAGCAGGAAGAGTATGGCGCGTCTGTGCAAATTCTGGAAGAGGGAATCACACAATTTCCGGAGGAGGTGGAACTCTATGAACATCAGGGGATATCCTATTACATCTCCCAGCAATACGATTCTGCGAGATCCAAGCTGACGACTGCATTGCAAATGGATAGCACCTCCATGCGTTCGCGGCATTTCCTGGCGTTCACCTATGATCAATTAGGAAAAAAAGATTCTGCGGAGGTCATTTACAAGGAGTTGTTAGAGGCCGCGCCGGAAGAGCCGCTCTATCTGAATAATTTGGCATATATGTATGCAGTCGAGGGCAAAAATCTGGATAAAGCGCTGGAAATGGTGAACCGCGCTTTGGAACTTGAACCGAAAAATGCATCCTATCTGGATACCAAGGGATGGGTGTATTTCCAGCAGGGCAAGTATGCCAAGGCAAAGAAATATATTGAAAAAGCCCTGCAGATCAGCGGGGCGAATGTTGAAGTATTGGAGCACTTAGGGGATGTCTACTCCAAACTCGGCCAATCCGCCAGGGCGAATGAATTATACGACCAGGCGCTCAAACTGGATCCGGACAACCAGGAAATCCGGCAGAAAATCAGGTAA
- a CDS encoding DUF4292 domain-containing protein: protein MPTDQTPQQLSEEIEADFNTIKSFQGSATLTLDTPEQSGRIRSQIMVTPFTLAIVEIKTPFGGQFGTLEVRKNYLSFYNAKGELDYIGAPDELGIPGMPAIMTGRQDLLRILIGAINFPSDATTELIQDEMTESSYILRYQTEDATLQYWVDPMSRKITKYEETNKSTGVETTITLTDYAEVDGIKLPRTIQVEQSALKRFFSINYHEINIQRNGQAHAS from the coding sequence ATGCCAACTGATCAAACTCCTCAACAACTGTCCGAAGAAATCGAAGCGGATTTCAATACCATCAAATCTTTCCAGGGGAGTGCCACACTGACCCTCGATACTCCGGAACAGTCCGGTCGGATTCGCAGTCAGATCATGGTAACGCCTTTTACCCTGGCCATTGTTGAAATTAAGACGCCATTCGGAGGACAATTCGGGACATTGGAGGTGCGGAAAAACTATCTGTCCTTTTATAATGCGAAGGGTGAACTGGATTACATCGGCGCACCTGATGAATTAGGAATCCCCGGAATGCCGGCGATTATGACGGGACGTCAGGACCTCCTCCGGATTCTCATTGGAGCCATCAATTTCCCCAGTGATGCTACGACAGAACTGATACAGGATGAGATGACGGAAAGTTCGTATATACTCCGGTATCAAACGGAGGATGCAACGTTGCAGTATTGGGTTGATCCGATGAGCCGAAAGATTACGAAGTATGAAGAAACCAATAAGAGTACGGGGGTGGAAACCACAATTACACTTACCGATTACGCGGAAGTCGATGGGATAAAACTGCCCCGAACCATTCAGGTGGAGCAATCGGCACTCAAGCGGTTTTTCAGCATCAATTACCATGAGATAAACATTCAACGAAACGGACAGGCCCATGCCAGCTGA
- a CDS encoding glycosyltransferase family 4 protein, which translates to MSSERKTLLVLTYYFPPAGGPGVQRVLKHVKYLPEFGWDPVVITVDGGDFPARDASLADEIPNDVPVFRVPALEPYSLYRKFTGKSEDEHIPVGTLAKEDANTGLTERVARWIRANLFVPDARIGWIWPVIRRASNVIPRYKVDAILCSSPPHSVHLAAYRLARKFNLPWIADLRDPWTDIYYYQELNRSRLTRSLDRYLERKVFKSPDGVLTVSPSLVDQIQSRAANQKVTLLPNGYDAGDFDRSVSHSYERFTLSYIGNLKANQNPPALWKAIGKLIEQIPGFADDFQLYLTGKTHPQVETLLEKYGLADYVKIDGYVPHHEATRRMQSAGALLFIVPDAEDNEGILTGKLFEYLAAGRPIFSIGPPDGDAARILKDAEAGSMLNYSDETNFVESLGKLYRHWKNQDMETFLPNLHEVQRFERSEQSRILSVLLEEALNRAN; encoded by the coding sequence GTGAGTAGTGAACGAAAAACGCTGCTGGTTTTAACCTATTATTTTCCGCCGGCTGGCGGGCCGGGCGTTCAGCGGGTTCTCAAACATGTAAAATACCTCCCGGAATTCGGCTGGGATCCGGTGGTCATCACGGTCGATGGCGGTGACTTTCCTGCCAGAGATGCATCACTGGCGGATGAAATCCCCAACGATGTTCCGGTTTTTCGGGTACCCGCTCTGGAGCCGTATTCCCTGTATCGCAAATTTACCGGCAAATCCGAAGACGAGCATATTCCCGTCGGCACTCTTGCAAAAGAGGATGCAAACACGGGACTCACAGAACGTGTTGCCCGCTGGATACGCGCCAACCTGTTTGTCCCGGATGCCAGAATTGGATGGATATGGCCGGTGATACGCCGGGCATCAAATGTCATTCCTCGTTACAAGGTGGATGCGATTCTGTGCAGTTCACCGCCCCATTCCGTCCATCTAGCAGCTTACCGCCTAGCCAGGAAATTCAACCTCCCGTGGATTGCCGATTTACGTGATCCTTGGACTGATATCTATTATTACCAGGAATTGAACCGGAGCCGGTTGACGCGTTCCCTTGACCGATACCTGGAACGCAAAGTGTTCAAGTCACCTGATGGCGTATTGACGGTCAGTCCATCGTTGGTCGATCAAATTCAGAGCCGGGCAGCGAACCAGAAGGTCACGCTGCTTCCCAATGGCTATGATGCCGGCGATTTTGACCGGAGCGTTTCGCACAGTTATGAACGGTTTACCCTCTCCTATATTGGCAATCTCAAGGCGAATCAGAATCCACCGGCGTTGTGGAAGGCTATCGGAAAATTGATCGAACAGATACCAGGATTCGCCGACGATTTCCAGCTGTATTTAACTGGAAAAACTCATCCGCAGGTGGAGACATTATTGGAGAAATACGGGTTGGCTGATTATGTGAAAATTGACGGATATGTGCCGCACCATGAAGCCACCCGGCGAATGCAATCGGCTGGAGCATTGTTGTTTATTGTGCCCGATGCGGAGGATAATGAGGGCATTCTGACGGGGAAACTGTTCGAGTATCTCGCGGCAGGGCGGCCCATTTTCTCTATCGGTCCACCAGATGGCGACGCCGCCCGGATCCTGAAAGATGCAGAAGCAGGGTCCATGCTTAATTATAGTGACGAAACAAATTTTGTCGAGTCACTCGGAAAATTATACCGGCACTGGAAAAATCAGGATATGGAAACCTTTCTTCCGAATCTCCACGAAGTTCAACGGTTTGAACGAAGCGAACAATCGCGTATATTATCTGTTCTCCTGGAGGAAGCACTAAACAGAGCGAATTAA
- a CDS encoding glycosyltransferase family 2 protein produces the protein MPADNPVKVSVIIPAFNEVESLPELMDRITTVLTDYASENYDIWVIDDGSSDGTAGEMERLVTQYPSLNYVRFRRNYGKAAALMEGFRRVRGEYVITMDADLQDDPEEIPELVEMLENGTDLVSGWKKVRHDPLSKRLPSKLFNAVTRWTTGINIHDFNCGLKAYRKNVVKDLNIHGELHRYIPVMAHFLGYSIGEKVVQHHPRQYGKTKYGVARFFRGFFDFITVLFLSKYTKRPMHFFGMGGLIMTGLGLGINLYLAIYWFMGGSLSNRPLLFLAVLLVIVGVQLFSIGLLGEMLAYQERGRDKPQIREIIE, from the coding sequence ATGCCAGCTGACAATCCTGTGAAGGTTTCCGTAATTATTCCGGCCTTCAATGAAGTGGAATCGCTGCCCGAGTTAATGGACCGGATTACCACGGTATTAACGGATTATGCTTCCGAGAACTATGATATATGGGTTATTGACGACGGCAGCTCGGACGGAACAGCCGGCGAAATGGAACGACTTGTTACTCAATATCCGAGTTTGAATTATGTTCGATTTCGCAGGAATTACGGCAAAGCCGCGGCGCTCATGGAGGGTTTCCGCCGGGTCCGGGGCGAATACGTGATTACCATGGATGCGGACCTCCAGGACGATCCTGAAGAAATTCCGGAACTGGTAGAGATGCTGGAGAATGGCACAGATCTAGTCTCCGGCTGGAAAAAGGTCCGGCACGATCCCCTATCGAAGAGGCTGCCGTCGAAACTGTTTAACGCGGTGACCCGCTGGACCACTGGCATCAATATCCATGATTTTAACTGTGGTTTAAAAGCCTACCGGAAGAATGTGGTAAAAGACCTCAACATCCATGGGGAGCTCCATCGATATATCCCGGTCATGGCGCATTTTCTGGGATATAGTATTGGCGAGAAAGTGGTACAACATCACCCGCGGCAGTACGGCAAAACGAAGTACGGGGTGGCTCGGTTTTTCCGCGGGTTTTTTGATTTTATTACCGTCCTTTTCCTCAGTAAATACACCAAACGCCCCATGCACTTCTTTGGTATGGGCGGCCTTATCATGACAGGACTGGGACTGGGAATTAACCTTTATCTTGCGATCTATTGGTTTATGGGCGGCTCATTAAGTAATCGTCCGCTGTTATTCCTGGCGGTATTATTAGTAATTGTCGGTGTGCAGCTCTTTTCCATTGGATTGTTGGGCGAGATGCTGGCCTATCAGGAACGCGGTAGGGACAAACCGCAAATCCGTGAAATCATCGAATAG
- a CDS encoding sigma-70 family RNA polymerase sigma factor, translating to MNDFMDKYTDEELIARFQQGDEYAFEEIVNRFKDRLKNFVYRYLSSEEAAEDVVQDTFLRVYQKKHMYRNIAKFSTWIYTIAGNLAKTELRKRKRRKMYSLEDLGLEDKEYEIPSEDFAPEEGVEGEFTEAEIQTAIDGLSEKFKTVIILRDIQELSYDEISNIVDVPVGTVKSRINRARIKLQEQLRHLRSSESEKAS from the coding sequence ATGAATGATTTCATGGACAAATACACTGACGAAGAACTGATTGCCCGTTTTCAGCAGGGGGATGAGTACGCCTTTGAGGAGATCGTAAACCGGTTTAAGGATCGGCTCAAGAACTTCGTGTACCGGTATCTCAGCAGTGAGGAAGCCGCCGAAGATGTGGTGCAGGATACTTTTCTCCGGGTCTACCAGAAGAAGCATATGTACCGGAATATTGCCAAGTTTTCTACCTGGATTTATACTATCGCCGGAAATCTGGCAAAAACAGAACTCCGCAAGCGGAAGCGGCGTAAAATGTATTCCCTTGAGGACCTTGGCCTGGAAGACAAAGAATACGAAATCCCGTCAGAGGATTTTGCGCCGGAAGAAGGTGTGGAGGGGGAGTTTACAGAGGCGGAAATTCAGACGGCAATAGACGGATTATCAGAAAAGTTCAAAACGGTCATTATTTTGCGAGATATTCAGGAACTTAGTTACGATGAGATCAGTAATATAGTCGATGTTCCAGTTGGAACAGTGAAATCCCGAATTAACCGGGCGAGAATAAAATTGCAGGAACAGCTCCGGCACCTCAGAAGTTCGGAAAGTGAAAAAGCTTCCTGA
- a CDS encoding zf-HC2 domain-containing protein yields the protein MNCYDYESHLSAFVDGDMPSQLRKEFLQHKSNCPQCEEQLREFKRALNSLQSLPKKRVAPNFNQKLYARIKQEEQSSVWSKIQDLIPDLRVPRYVVATAFVLVVATVGFTSLQDNSDTRTPVQKSVVPPPALNVQQPTVTNQAESVSPDDETVPAQDTNRVVSPERKRSYEEQIKYVKSD from the coding sequence ATGAATTGTTACGATTACGAGTCACACCTATCCGCTTTCGTCGATGGCGATATGCCATCACAGTTGCGAAAAGAGTTCCTCCAGCATAAATCAAACTGCCCTCAATGTGAAGAGCAGCTTCGGGAGTTCAAACGGGCGCTGAATTCTCTCCAGTCCCTGCCGAAAAAGCGGGTTGCCCCGAATTTTAATCAGAAATTGTACGCCCGGATCAAACAGGAGGAGCAGTCGAGCGTTTGGAGCAAAATCCAGGATCTGATCCCTGATTTACGAGTACCGCGTTATGTGGTAGCCACGGCATTTGTACTAGTGGTGGCTACTGTGGGTTTTACATCTCTCCAGGATAACAGCGACACCCGTACTCCGGTTCAAAAATCGGTTGTTCCGCCACCAGCGTTGAATGTTCAGCAGCCGACCGTAACCAATCAGGCGGAGTCCGTTTCTCCGGACGACGAAACAGTCCCGGCACAAGATACAAACCGGGTCGTTTCTCCGGAGCGTAAGCGGTCTTATGAGGAACAAATTAAGTACGTGAAGAGCGACTGA
- the holA gene encoding DNA polymerase III subunit delta: protein MARQSPVEQYFDKIQALQDDLQPAYFLYGEEVYLQDTFLEAVYNAFQDRYGSQWTKYVYHCTEIEPETILEQLVSDSLFSEPKVIVIKELDSFDDKKQGGKAALLDYLGNPSGDITLVLLKESTRVSDKFSKKLKKAAVPIEVRIPWMREMDAWVQHFLREKGIQADMETRSRLIDMAGESLQQLANELEKLKIYLPENTPALTPELLNEFVGETRTHSVFEFADVLGSKSLPEILEYLFSLLDEGVSVSYILKTTADFYERMWIISEMMAANKSDKEINREVFNGRNLAWKYKKLGNRFQSREIQRAFPLLEEADLLTKTTSALEEKNYMSALFIELFKQEQVALHE from the coding sequence ATGGCGCGACAATCCCCGGTAGAACAATATTTCGATAAAATCCAGGCGTTGCAGGATGATCTGCAGCCGGCATATTTTCTCTATGGTGAAGAAGTGTATCTCCAGGACACCTTTCTTGAGGCTGTGTATAATGCATTTCAGGATCGATACGGCTCCCAGTGGACAAAATATGTCTATCACTGTACCGAAATTGAGCCGGAAACTATCCTTGAGCAACTAGTATCGGATTCGTTATTCAGCGAGCCGAAGGTTATCGTTATCAAAGAGCTGGACTCATTCGATGACAAGAAACAGGGCGGCAAAGCGGCCTTGCTTGACTATCTGGGGAATCCCAGCGGTGATATTACACTGGTGTTACTTAAAGAGTCCACCCGCGTCTCGGATAAATTTTCCAAAAAACTCAAGAAAGCAGCCGTTCCTATCGAAGTTCGGATTCCCTGGATGCGGGAGATGGATGCCTGGGTGCAGCATTTTCTCCGGGAAAAAGGGATTCAAGCGGATATGGAGACCCGAAGTCGTCTTATTGATATGGCCGGAGAATCGCTCCAGCAACTGGCAAATGAGCTGGAAAAGCTCAAAATATATCTTCCTGAAAACACTCCGGCACTCACGCCGGAATTGCTCAATGAGTTCGTAGGCGAAACTCGCACACACTCGGTGTTTGAATTTGCCGATGTACTGGGATCAAAGTCCCTGCCGGAGATACTGGAGTACCTGTTTTCATTGCTTGATGAGGGTGTGAGCGTTAGCTATATTTTAAAAACAACGGCAGATTTCTATGAACGCATGTGGATTATAAGCGAAATGATGGCAGCAAATAAATCGGATAAGGAAATTAACCGGGAAGTGTTTAACGGACGCAATCTGGCCTGGAAATACAAGAAGTTGGGGAACCGGTTTCAGAGCCGGGAGATTCAGCGGGCTTTTCCGCTGTTGGAAGAGGCCGATCTGCTGACCAAAACCACAAGCGCTCTGGAAGAAAAGAACTATATGTCGGCGCTTTTTATTGAACTTTTTAAGCAGGAGCAGGTGGCTCTCCATGAATGA
- a CDS encoding undecaprenyl-diphosphate phosphatase, protein MELTRAIFLGVIQGLTEFLPISSSGHLALAQALFGRQATGLVFEVFVHFGTVVSVLVAFRKDISEILGALFRGIIRPGEWHSLWANDPDFRMNWMILIGIIPAGVIGFVVEDLVDQAFGSPVLVGFMLIGTALILWSSRFAVNQDADLNWKKSIAVGFAQALAIIPGISRSGTTITAGMWLKLNPERAAKFSFFLAIPVILGASLIKFIEILQTGIASAALWPLVAGTLAAFLSGWIAIVFLMDLLRKGKFSWFAIYCGFVGVLTIIISMVN, encoded by the coding sequence ATGGAATTGACACGCGCAATCTTCCTTGGCGTGATTCAGGGATTAACAGAATTTCTCCCGATTAGCAGTTCGGGACATCTGGCGCTGGCCCAGGCGTTGTTTGGTCGCCAGGCGACCGGCCTCGTATTTGAAGTCTTTGTCCATTTCGGCACGGTAGTAAGTGTTTTAGTCGCCTTCCGAAAGGATATTTCAGAGATACTCGGCGCGTTATTTCGTGGAATAATCCGGCCTGGAGAATGGCATTCATTATGGGCGAACGATCCTGACTTTCGGATGAACTGGATGATTCTCATCGGGATTATTCCGGCCGGCGTAATCGGATTCGTCGTGGAGGACTTGGTGGATCAGGCTTTCGGGAGTCCTGTTTTGGTCGGTTTTATGCTTATCGGCACGGCGCTCATATTGTGGAGTAGCCGCTTTGCAGTGAACCAGGATGCGGACCTCAACTGGAAGAAGAGCATCGCCGTGGGATTTGCACAGGCGTTGGCAATTATTCCCGGGATCTCCCGAAGCGGAACAACAATTACCGCAGGGATGTGGCTGAAATTGAATCCGGAACGGGCAGCGAAGTTTTCATTCTTCCTGGCGATACCGGTTATTCTCGGTGCGAGTCTTATCAAATTTATCGAGATCCTGCAGACAGGCATCGCCAGTGCGGCATTGTGGCCGTTGGTGGCGGGGACGCTCGCCGCATTTCTTTCGGGATGGATTGCCATTGTTTTCCTTATGGATCTGCTGCGGAAGGGGAAATTCAGCTGGTTTGCGATATATTGTGGTTTCGTCGGGGTGCTCACAATTATAATTTCTATGGTGAATTAA
- a CDS encoding glycosyltransferase — MAASPEVIVVGPASPYRGGIANYTGQLSTSLNEVLPTEIVNFTYLYPEILFPGKTQFAPNPQELSVPNTRKLSSANPLTWYSVSSYINERSPRAVIFQWWHPFFAPAYHFIARRVGSEHTSIIFLCHNVEPHESSFFDKQLLRYAYNPVKKFLVQSSLEMERLLEYKPNAETRVHTHPVYSFFPEPAPDMIPPVEIPETEITLLYFGLIRPYKGLHVLLEAMPKILESLDTHLLVVGEFYEEKEGYLQQIQELGLSNDVTVVDEYVPDAEVGWYFQNADIVVLPYLNATQSGIIPIAYHFNRPVIATEVGGLPDVVFEDETGYLVPPNDAVSLAGAVYKYSEQRNSIDFRGNIVKHLDMFSWDSLRDTLLKLI; from the coding sequence GTGGCTGCTTCGCCGGAAGTCATCGTTGTAGGTCCGGCTTCTCCCTATCGGGGCGGGATTGCGAACTATACGGGGCAATTATCGACTTCGTTAAATGAAGTCTTGCCGACCGAGATCGTCAACTTCACCTATTTATATCCCGAAATCCTCTTTCCGGGCAAAACGCAGTTTGCTCCCAATCCACAGGAGTTGTCTGTACCGAACACCCGGAAGTTATCTTCGGCGAATCCACTCACCTGGTACTCCGTATCCAGTTATATCAACGAGCGAAGTCCCAGGGCGGTAATTTTTCAGTGGTGGCATCCGTTCTTTGCTCCGGCGTACCATTTTATTGCACGACGGGTCGGGAGTGAACACACCTCGATTATTTTCCTGTGTCACAATGTGGAACCCCATGAGTCTTCGTTTTTCGATAAGCAGCTATTGCGATATGCATATAATCCTGTAAAGAAATTTCTGGTACAGTCCTCTCTGGAAATGGAGCGGCTACTGGAATACAAGCCGAATGCGGAGACCAGAGTCCATACTCATCCAGTCTACTCATTTTTCCCGGAACCAGCACCGGATATGATTCCACCAGTGGAAATTCCTGAGACGGAAATCACCTTATTATACTTTGGGCTCATTCGACCGTATAAAGGGCTGCATGTTCTGTTGGAGGCTATGCCTAAGATCCTGGAATCTCTGGATACTCATCTCTTGGTAGTTGGAGAATTTTATGAGGAGAAGGAGGGCTATTTACAGCAGATACAAGAATTAGGGCTTTCCAATGATGTTACGGTGGTGGACGAGTATGTCCCGGATGCCGAAGTCGGATGGTATTTTCAGAATGCGGATATAGTCGTTTTGCCTTACCTTAACGCAACACAGAGCGGGATAATTCCAATAGCATATCACTTTAACAGGCCGGTGATTGCCACAGAGGTTGGCGGATTGCCGGACGTAGTGTTCGAAGACGAGACCGGGTATTTGGTGCCGCCCAACGACGCCGTCTCGCTTGCTGGGGCTGTCTACAAATATTCGGAGCAGCGGAACAGTATTGATTTTCGGGGAAATATTGTGAAACATTTGGACATGTTTAGCTGGGATTCACTTCGGGATACACTCCTGAAATTAATCTGA
- a CDS encoding diguanylate cyclase gives MPSGVNIRLYIVLALVFGVLAVGVFLYPGVPQTGLGWIVKALMLAGFGVYLWILLQDLQVTSIAVTEFSQSGSGASTESGSQLSQMEFDFQIIPDSKSSEDQVDATEAYNEFLGQLLHVISETMVSHAVMLYITDGATGQLVLQDSYLPNDETLKFKVRAGQTLLSKAFVTNEPVIISDVRQEEETLGYYEEPASGVQSYMAVPLRYRGQPIGVLAVDDTARGSYGAADQTLLNEYAQIISDAMVQLDSLDQLIEQKRLYARLCKVNSRLSLTDNQEELLQQIVQVNRELFEYESVTVVLLQAQNSSQAEVAAVDGTVEHPGKGYRFELRESRLAEVIHSGQPQLFTESAESESVMPELQSEWTEHQSTLLVPIQSHSETYGAIILQSKKPGAFSEQEQDILMMVGSVFGAGLNRFYLYRYMKNIATKDELTGVSNYRAFRERLEDEIQRSDRYDSPFTLFIADLDKFKRINDTHGHLYGDYMLKEVARIIKESVRNIDMVARYGGEEFAIILVNASAKNSEKTANRIREGIKQFQFEKNSIKERITISVGIAEYPSHAETAEGLIERADEAMYQVKQIGGNSVQTYQQKKSIEEA, from the coding sequence ATGCCCAGCGGGGTTAACATTCGTTTATATATAGTTTTAGCGTTGGTATTCGGCGTGCTTGCCGTTGGTGTTTTTTTGTATCCTGGTGTTCCTCAGACCGGTTTAGGATGGATTGTCAAAGCACTGATGCTCGCTGGCTTCGGGGTGTATCTCTGGATATTGTTACAGGATCTACAGGTTACATCCATTGCCGTTACGGAATTCTCACAGTCTGGATCCGGTGCTTCGACGGAATCTGGGTCCCAACTTTCTCAGATGGAATTCGATTTCCAAATTATTCCCGATAGTAAATCCTCGGAAGATCAGGTCGATGCTACAGAAGCCTACAATGAATTCCTCGGTCAGCTCTTGCATGTAATTAGTGAAACCATGGTAAGCCATGCAGTTATGCTTTATATCACTGACGGGGCTACCGGGCAATTGGTCCTTCAGGATAGTTATCTCCCAAACGATGAAACACTAAAATTTAAAGTTCGTGCAGGCCAAACGCTCCTCAGTAAAGCTTTTGTAACCAATGAGCCGGTGATCATTTCCGATGTCCGGCAGGAGGAAGAAACGCTCGGATACTATGAGGAGCCCGCGTCCGGAGTACAATCGTATATGGCCGTCCCGCTTCGATATCGGGGGCAGCCTATTGGTGTACTCGCCGTCGATGATACGGCCAGGGGGAGTTATGGCGCAGCAGATCAAACATTGCTCAATGAATATGCGCAAATTATTTCTGACGCGATGGTCCAGCTGGATTCTCTGGATCAATTGATTGAACAAAAACGATTATATGCCAGGCTCTGCAAGGTAAATTCCCGGTTAAGTTTGACGGATAACCAGGAGGAACTCCTCCAGCAAATCGTCCAGGTGAACCGGGAACTGTTCGAATATGAAAGCGTCACTGTTGTTTTGCTCCAGGCTCAGAATTCGAGCCAGGCGGAAGTGGCCGCTGTCGACGGGACAGTGGAGCACCCCGGCAAGGGATACCGGTTTGAATTACGGGAATCACGGTTAGCGGAGGTTATCCATTCCGGGCAACCGCAGTTGTTTACCGAATCTGCGGAGAGCGAATCGGTTATGCCGGAACTCCAGAGTGAATGGACAGAACACCAGTCCACTTTATTGGTTCCAATTCAAAGCCACTCTGAAACTTACGGGGCAATCATTCTGCAGAGCAAAAAGCCAGGGGCCTTTAGCGAGCAGGAACAGGATATCCTGATGATGGTTGGTTCGGTGTTTGGTGCTGGGCTCAATCGTTTTTATCTTTATCGCTATATGAAAAATATTGCGACGAAGGATGAATTAACCGGAGTCTCGAATTATCGGGCCTTCCGGGAGCGCCTTGAGGATGAAATTCAGCGGAGTGATCGGTATGATTCCCCCTTTACATTGTTCATTGCGGATTTGGATAAGTTCAAGCGGATTAACGATACCCATGGACACCTCTACGGAGACTATATGCTGAAGGAGGTCGCCCGGATCATTAAAGAGTCCGTGAGGAATATCGACATGGTTGCCCGGTATGGCGGGGAAGAATTTGCGATTATTTTAGTGAACGCTTCGGCCAAAAATTCCGAGAAAACGGCAAACAGGATCCGGGAAGGTATAAAACAATTTCAATTTGAAAAAAATAGCATCAAGGAGCGAATAACTATCAGTGTTGGCATTGCTGAGTATCCGTCACACGCCGAGACAGCAGAAGGCTTAATTGAGCGGGCGGATGAAGCAATGTATCAGGTGAAACAAATTGGTGGAAATTCGGTACAAACATATCAACAAAAGAAGTCAATTGAGGAGGCATAA